One Natronomonas moolapensis 8.8.11 genomic region harbors:
- a CDS encoding DUF457 domain-containing protein, with amino-acid sequence MLFVTHLAAAAVVGRLSRLPTVPLAAGAATPDLIDKPLGAAGVVELYHSIGHSALVFAVLVPLALYSRLGVAVALGWASHLLFDVVHVVLNGRPGHALFLLWPLARSSDPLGLPPVAFVRHYLWTPSFYFEAVLWLALLAVFIWERRRGGLAPGMGG; translated from the coding sequence ATGCTCTTTGTGACCCACCTCGCCGCGGCCGCGGTCGTCGGCCGCCTCTCGCGGCTCCCGACGGTCCCGCTCGCCGCCGGCGCGGCCACCCCCGACCTCATCGACAAGCCGCTCGGGGCGGCGGGGGTCGTCGAGTTGTACCACTCGATCGGCCACAGCGCGCTCGTGTTCGCGGTGCTCGTCCCGCTTGCGCTGTACTCTCGGCTCGGAGTGGCAGTCGCACTCGGGTGGGCGTCGCATCTCCTCTTCGATGTGGTCCACGTCGTGCTCAACGGCCGTCCCGGACACGCGCTGTTTCTGCTGTGGCCGCTCGCGCGCTCGAGCGATCCGCTCGGACTCCCGCCGGTCGCGTTCGTCCGACACTACCTCTGGACACCGTCGTTCTACTTCGAAGCCGTCCTGTGGCTTGCGCTCCTCGCGGTGTTCATATGGGAGCGACGCCGAGGGGGCCTCGCTCCCGGGATGGGGGGATGA
- a CDS encoding phosphoribosylaminoimidazolesuccinocarboxamide synthase: MTSVKGFRIEEAATADSLGTGAFVFTDDYSVFDWGKMPDAIPNKGASLCAMGAANFERLEAEGIATHYRGVVSGGGAVTGLDSVATPPREMAIELTRVPDLPHEGREYDYTAYHDAAGENYLIPLEIVFRNTVPVGSSLRSRADPGDFGLEYDAWPDGPVDLPEPVVEFSTKYEESDRYLSRENADYVAGAADVDALESIARDVNRIITETAAAAGLKHEDGKIECLYYDGEIRVADVVGTFDENRFSYAGQQLSKEVLRQYHKRTQPEWVEAVAEAKSEAKAEDVADWRELCGVDPEPLPAHVVDAAREMYTAGTNAYLGRDLFDAPALEDAVAAIESF, encoded by the coding sequence ATGACCAGCGTCAAGGGGTTTCGGATCGAGGAGGCCGCGACGGCTGACTCGCTCGGAACCGGTGCGTTCGTGTTCACCGACGACTACTCGGTGTTCGACTGGGGCAAGATGCCCGACGCCATCCCGAACAAGGGCGCATCGCTGTGTGCGATGGGGGCGGCCAATTTCGAACGGCTCGAAGCCGAGGGGATCGCGACCCACTATCGCGGCGTCGTCAGCGGTGGCGGTGCGGTCACCGGTCTCGACTCGGTCGCCACCCCGCCGCGCGAGATGGCGATCGAGTTGACCCGGGTTCCGGACCTCCCCCACGAGGGGCGGGAGTACGACTACACCGCCTACCACGACGCAGCGGGCGAGAACTACCTGATCCCCCTCGAGATCGTCTTCAGAAACACCGTTCCGGTCGGCTCGTCGTTGCGTTCGCGGGCCGATCCGGGTGATTTCGGCCTCGAGTACGACGCCTGGCCCGACGGCCCCGTCGACCTCCCCGAGCCGGTCGTGGAGTTCTCGACGAAGTACGAGGAGTCCGACCGGTATCTCTCCCGCGAGAACGCCGACTACGTCGCCGGCGCGGCCGACGTCGACGCCCTCGAATCGATCGCCCGCGACGTCAACCGGATCATCACCGAGACGGCCGCCGCCGCCGGCCTGAAACACGAAGACGGCAAGATCGAGTGTCTCTATTACGACGGCGAGATCCGGGTGGCTGACGTGGTCGGCACCTTCGACGAGAACCGCTTTTCATACGCCGGCCAACAGCTCTCGAAGGAGGTCCTCAGACAGTACCACAAACGCACCCAACCGGAGTGGGTCGAGGCGGTCGCGGAGGCAAAATCCGAAGCGAAAGCCGAAGACGTCGCCGATTGGCGCGAACTCTGTGGCGTCGATCCGGAGCCGCTGCCGGCACACGTCGTCGACGCCGCCCGCGAAATGTACACCGCGGGGACGAACGCCTACCTGGGTCGTGACCTCTTCGATGCGCCCGCGCTCGAGGACGCGGTGGCGGCGATCGAATCGTTCTGA
- a CDS encoding DUF5789 family protein, translating into MRLLAAVDERIDAHSYPATAAELAAEYDDVELELPNGEETLGDAFGRLGDATLADPEDARLAAYSAVSKGAIGRANYSDRDSPSIGGTGPDPVSF; encoded by the coding sequence ATGCGACTACTCGCAGCAGTCGACGAACGAATTGACGCCCACAGTTACCCCGCGACGGCGGCCGAACTCGCCGCCGAGTACGACGACGTCGAACTCGAACTCCCCAACGGCGAGGAGACGCTCGGCGACGCCTTCGGCCGGCTCGGAGACGCGACGCTCGCCGACCCCGAAGACGCCCGCCTCGCGGCCTACTCGGCCGTTTCCAAGGGCGCGATCGGCCGGGCGAACTACTCCGATCGCGACTCCCCCTCGATCGGTGGGACAGGTCCCGACCCGGTTTCCTTTTGA
- a CDS encoding PHP domain-containing protein: protein MVVADLHVHTRNSDGSLSLETLPDAADAAGVSTVAVTDHDRLHPDLPTPVATVDGVTVVHGIELRVATADGRIDLLGYGARRTAELTSLTERLQADRLERGAAIIDRVEDRLGIDLPIEPHEGIGRPHIAEAISTASGYSYAAAFEELIGEDCPCYLPRDVPTFEAGVAALREACSLVGLAHPYRYDDPESALAHCSALGAVERFYPYGRDVDPRAVDRAIERYDLLATGGSDAHDDRLGEAGLDADAYRAFRAAL, encoded by the coding sequence ATGGTCGTCGCCGATCTCCACGTACACACGAGGAACTCCGACGGGTCGTTGAGCCTCGAGACGCTTCCCGACGCCGCCGACGCCGCCGGCGTCTCGACGGTCGCCGTGACCGACCACGACCGCCTCCATCCCGACCTCCCGACGCCCGTCGCGACGGTCGACGGGGTGACAGTCGTCCACGGGATCGAACTCCGTGTGGCGACCGCCGACGGGCGGATCGACCTACTCGGGTACGGCGCGCGCCGGACCGCAGAACTCACGTCGCTGACGGAGCGCCTACAGGCCGACCGTCTCGAGCGCGGCGCGGCGATTATCGACCGCGTCGAGGATCGTCTCGGGATCGATCTCCCGATCGAGCCCCACGAGGGGATCGGCCGCCCGCACATCGCCGAGGCCATCTCGACGGCGTCCGGATACAGCTACGCGGCGGCCTTCGAGGAACTCATCGGCGAGGACTGTCCGTGTTATCTCCCCCGCGACGTCCCGACGTTCGAGGCCGGCGTCGCTGCCCTCCGGGAGGCGTGCTCGCTCGTCGGGCTAGCCCACCCTTATCGCTACGACGACCCCGAATCGGCGCTGGCGCACTGTTCGGCGCTCGGCGCCGTCGAGCGGTTCTACCCCTACGGCCGCGACGTCGATCCGCGGGCCGTCGACCGGGCGATAGAACGATACGATCTCCTCGCCACCGGCGGCAGCGACGCCCACGACGACCGCCTCGGCGAGGCCGGATTGGACGCCGACGCCTACCGCGCCTTCCGGGCTGCGCTCTGA
- a CDS encoding DUF6757 family protein, with protein MQCHYCDEEAAVAVEKDHIKVGLCEPHLHERMEKLSESEWIEEFQSQIDDRLE; from the coding sequence ATGCAGTGTCACTACTGTGACGAGGAGGCCGCGGTCGCGGTCGAGAAGGACCACATCAAGGTCGGCCTCTGTGAGCCACACCTCCACGAACGGATGGAGAAACTCTCCGAGTCCGAGTGGATCGAGGAGTTCCAATCACAGATCGACGACCGACTCGAGTAG
- a CDS encoding beta-ketoacyl-ACP reductase, whose protein sequence is MLEDRTCLVTGGSRGIGRAIATEFGRHGADVVVNYRSSEAAAEATAEAIDGTDGAAMTARADVSEYGAVEAMYEAVHDRFGPVDVVVNNAGITADRRFEEMTREDWDRVADINLGGTFNCTHCFFDDIREAEEGRLINISSVVGQQGNYGQANYATTKSGLFGFTRTIALEIASEGSTANCVAPGFVDTGMLETVPGRVREKIRRRIPLGRFARPEDVAGIVRFLASEDSSYMTGQILAVNGGLDW, encoded by the coding sequence ATGCTCGAAGACAGGACCTGCCTCGTCACCGGGGGCTCACGCGGTATCGGCCGCGCCATCGCGACGGAGTTCGGGCGCCACGGCGCCGACGTCGTCGTCAACTACCGCTCCTCGGAGGCGGCGGCGGAGGCGACCGCCGAGGCGATCGACGGGACCGACGGCGCGGCGATGACGGCCCGGGCCGACGTCTCCGAGTACGGGGCGGTCGAGGCGATGTACGAGGCCGTCCACGACCGGTTCGGTCCCGTCGACGTGGTGGTCAACAACGCTGGGATCACCGCCGACAGGCGCTTCGAGGAGATGACACGCGAGGACTGGGACCGCGTCGCCGACATCAACCTGGGCGGGACGTTCAACTGTACCCACTGTTTCTTCGACGACATTCGCGAGGCCGAGGAGGGGCGATTGATCAACATTTCGAGCGTGGTGGGTCAGCAGGGCAACTACGGGCAGGCGAACTACGCGACGACGAAGTCGGGACTGTTCGGGTTCACCCGGACGATCGCCCTGGAGATCGCGTCGGAAGGCTCGACGGCCAACTGCGTCGCCCCCGGCTTCGTCGACACCGGGATGCTCGAGACCGTTCCCGGCCGGGTCCGAGAGAAGATCCGCCGTCGGATCCCGCTCGGCCGGTTCGCGCGCCCGGAGGACGTCGCGGGGATCGTCCGCTTTCTCGCCAGCGAGGACTCGAGCTACATGACTGGACAGATCCTGGCTGTCAACGGCGGGCTGGACTGGTAG
- a CDS encoding sensor histidine kinase, translating to MQPHEGGGGGGGDAHVGYSSNDPDRAILDALESRYRVSTADAPEGPSERLRSAVDCLVVDGDAFRRMDAERSDRSGPGSVPVVVVAGDDPRLARSVARRPGADLVYRDTVGDDLEGSVSDRLCDRVDTACREAIAALGEPILEVAGLLMSAAPDEVDTRIEWGLRTVGKAFGAERCVLYDVGETALSATHGWAGAAPLTHESVPVAEFPGFESSLARFDPFVANTDSRAEKLGYDGSFVAIPVVIDWDLEWVLAFGGVPGGSPPESVLTRLGTFGDLIGHTLRRDRRHREIERQNERLERFASVIRHDLQNPLSVISGFTDLAMETGEPAELERISAAAARMEAILEDLHTLVREADDVGEREPVSVSELVERARETVDTGAATVEVGDVGVVEADPSRLRQAFENLIRNCVEHGSTSDRAGADSTVEHGDADVSIRVSATADGFAVDDDGPGIPEAEREAIFEEGYTDSGETGLGLSIVRTVVEAHGWAVSATDSPLGGARFEVSGVEFVDVEATSTTTP from the coding sequence ATGCAGCCCCACGAGGGCGGGGGAGGCGGGGGCGGGGACGCACACGTCGGGTACAGTTCGAACGATCCGGACAGGGCGATCCTCGACGCTCTCGAGTCCAGATACCGAGTTAGCACGGCGGACGCGCCGGAAGGTCCGAGCGAACGCCTCCGGAGCGCCGTCGACTGTCTCGTCGTCGATGGCGACGCGTTCCGGCGGATGGACGCGGAGCGTTCTGATCGCTCGGGGCCGGGGTCGGTTCCGGTCGTCGTCGTCGCCGGCGACGACCCCCGGCTAGCTCGATCCGTGGCCCGTCGCCCGGGGGCCGACCTGGTGTATCGCGACACGGTGGGCGACGACCTCGAGGGGTCAGTGTCGGATCGGCTGTGCGATCGCGTCGACACCGCCTGTCGCGAAGCGATCGCTGCTCTCGGCGAGCCGATCCTCGAGGTCGCCGGACTGTTGATGAGCGCGGCGCCGGACGAGGTCGACACCCGGATCGAATGGGGGCTTCGGACGGTGGGGAAGGCCTTCGGGGCGGAGCGGTGTGTGCTCTACGACGTCGGCGAAACTGCCCTCTCAGCGACCCACGGGTGGGCCGGGGCGGCGCCGCTCACACACGAGTCGGTCCCGGTCGCGGAGTTCCCCGGGTTCGAGTCGTCGCTCGCCCGGTTCGACCCATTCGTGGCGAACACCGACTCGAGGGCCGAGAAGCTCGGATACGACGGATCGTTCGTCGCGATCCCAGTCGTGATCGACTGGGATCTCGAGTGGGTTCTGGCGTTCGGGGGCGTCCCCGGCGGATCGCCCCCGGAATCCGTGTTGACCCGTCTCGGGACGTTCGGCGACCTGATCGGCCACACGCTCCGTCGAGACCGCCGCCACCGCGAAATCGAGCGGCAAAACGAGCGGCTGGAGCGCTTCGCGTCGGTGATCCGCCACGACCTCCAGAACCCGCTCAGCGTCATCTCGGGCTTTACCGACCTCGCGATGGAGACCGGGGAGCCGGCGGAGTTAGAGCGGATCTCGGCGGCCGCCGCCCGGATGGAAGCGATTCTCGAGGACCTCCACACGCTCGTCCGGGAGGCCGACGACGTCGGCGAACGCGAACCGGTCTCGGTGTCGGAGCTTGTAGAGCGCGCCCGAGAGACCGTCGACACGGGGGCGGCGACCGTTGAGGTCGGTGACGTGGGCGTCGTCGAAGCCGATCCGAGCCGGCTCAGGCAGGCGTTCGAGAACCTCATCCGGAACTGTGTGGAACACGGCTCGACGAGCGACCGGGCGGGGGCGGACAGCACCGTCGAGCACGGGGACGCCGACGTCTCGATCCGCGTCTCGGCGACGGCGGACGGCTTCGCGGTCGACGACGACGGGCCCGGGATTCCGGAGGCGGAGCGCGAAGCGATCTTCGAGGAAGGGTACACGGACAGCGGGGAGACCGGCCTCGGGCTGTCGATCGTCCGAACGGTCGTCGAGGCCCACGGGTGGGCAGTGTCGGCGACCGACTCCCCGCTCGGCGGGGCGCGTTTCGAGGTCAGCGGCGTCGAGTTCGTCGACGTGGAGGCTACCTCGACGACGACGCCGTGA
- a CDS encoding NosD domain-containing protein, translating to MTPTGSVDGRTVVFALVGVALVVGSIGLFVADLGSAPPEPVDTEETVDVGLTLAEELRLEDTAPNASLPRVQVFYSQYPFPVGYHGVESFAAKQRQPYHRDQFGYPTAVYVTDYAGQPPELTDDGIPSTDGSPGWVAAEDAVYVADSAARTPDGPASLPFSTRDAARAFAAEHGGRVIDWQTALDRPTETEPVTALRERAGTQRREANETVASRTRLRERPVSVVVGEDEPTIDEAVESAPPNTTVLVPNGTYREPVELDRPVTLRGVGDTRIVGDGNGTVVVVRSPRAAIVDVDVDGVGNAVPGGAATDDHSHVNDPSHDSADTIGDEYWDEDIEETYAGGDTAIAVETAPNALVSGVGIDTDAAGIILYESPGTVVRDVHVVGNESYRNGHMGLVAMRSPGVVEDSTFVGGLDGVYTHRSDGIVVRDNEIYDNRMGIHLMFTSGSVLYNNTVSGQEYTGIHVMTGPERNAVVGNRITETVTALVVGGSESYVADNVISDNNLGFQIDVVGSIVEGNVFADNRAGAEARAQLPTNRVFDNDFVANEQHVRSAHGRLRIWTDDGEGNYWEGATGRTDGTVIQRTYTPTDPVDGRLHRTDGTATLARAPALDALAGFQGAIPGMRADAVIDTAPLCEPANEAWFERTGRTDTEPVCASGTRRSLET from the coding sequence ATGACCCCGACCGGATCGGTGGACGGTCGAACGGTCGTGTTCGCCCTCGTCGGCGTCGCGCTCGTCGTCGGATCGATCGGCCTGTTCGTCGCCGATCTGGGTTCTGCGCCCCCCGAGCCAGTCGATACAGAGGAGACGGTCGACGTCGGATTGACGCTCGCGGAGGAACTCCGTCTCGAAGACACGGCTCCGAACGCCTCGCTACCGCGCGTGCAGGTATTTTATTCGCAGTATCCGTTCCCGGTCGGGTACCACGGGGTCGAGTCGTTCGCGGCGAAACAACGACAGCCGTATCACAGAGACCAGTTCGGGTACCCGACTGCGGTGTACGTGACAGATTACGCGGGACAACCCCCCGAGCTGACCGACGACGGGATCCCGAGCACTGACGGGTCGCCGGGGTGGGTCGCAGCCGAGGACGCGGTGTACGTGGCCGACAGCGCGGCGCGGACACCGGACGGTCCGGCGTCGCTACCGTTCTCGACGCGGGACGCCGCCCGGGCCTTCGCCGCCGAGCACGGCGGGCGCGTAATCGACTGGCAGACGGCGCTCGACCGACCGACAGAGACGGAGCCCGTAACCGCGCTCCGCGAGCGGGCAGGGACGCAGCGCCGCGAAGCGAACGAGACGGTCGCTTCGAGGACCCGGCTCCGGGAGCGCCCGGTGTCGGTCGTCGTCGGGGAGGACGAGCCGACCATCGACGAGGCGGTCGAGTCCGCGCCGCCGAACACGACTGTCCTCGTTCCGAACGGGACCTACCGCGAGCCAGTCGAACTCGACCGGCCGGTGACGCTGCGGGGCGTCGGCGATACGCGGATCGTCGGCGACGGCAACGGCACCGTCGTCGTCGTCCGCTCCCCGCGGGCGGCTATCGTCGACGTCGATGTGGACGGCGTCGGGAACGCCGTCCCCGGCGGGGCCGCGACCGACGACCACAGCCACGTCAACGACCCGAGCCACGACAGCGCCGATACGATCGGTGACGAGTACTGGGACGAGGACATCGAGGAGACGTACGCCGGCGGGGACACCGCAATCGCCGTCGAGACCGCACCGAACGCACTCGTCTCCGGGGTCGGGATCGACACCGACGCTGCCGGGATCATTCTCTATGAGTCACCCGGGACGGTGGTCAGAGACGTACACGTCGTCGGCAACGAGAGCTACCGAAACGGCCACATGGGGTTGGTGGCGATGCGCTCGCCGGGGGTCGTCGAGGACTCGACGTTCGTCGGTGGCCTGGACGGCGTCTACACCCACCGCTCGGACGGCATCGTCGTCAGGGACAACGAAATCTACGACAACCGGATGGGCATCCACCTGATGTTCACGTCCGGGTCAGTGTTGTACAACAACACCGTCTCCGGGCAGGAGTACACCGGCATCCACGTGATGACGGGACCGGAACGAAACGCGGTCGTCGGCAACCGGATCACGGAGACGGTGACGGCGCTCGTCGTCGGCGGGTCGGAGTCGTACGTCGCGGACAACGTCATCTCGGACAACAACCTCGGGTTCCAGATCGACGTCGTCGGTTCGATCGTCGAAGGAAACGTGTTCGCCGACAACCGCGCGGGCGCCGAAGCGCGGGCGCAGCTCCCGACCAATCGGGTGTTCGACAACGACTTCGTCGCCAACGAACAGCACGTCAGATCGGCCCACGGTCGCCTCCGTATTTGGACCGACGACGGCGAGGGAAACTACTGGGAGGGCGCGACCGGACGAACCGACGGGACCGTGATCCAACGGACATACACGCCGACGGATCCCGTCGACGGGCGGCTCCACCGGACCGACGGAACCGCGACGCTCGCGCGCGCACCCGCTCTGGACGCCCTCGCCGGGTTTCAGGGGGCTATCCCGGGGATGCGGGCCGACGCGGTCATCGACACCGCACCGCTCTGTGAGCCGGCGAACGAGGCGTGGTTCGAACGGACCGGTCGAACCGACACCGAGCCGGTCTGTGCGTCTGGGACGCGTCGCTCTCTGGAGACGTAG
- a CDS encoding FKBP-type peptidyl-prolyl cis-trans isomerase has translation MSDESDEVEETETVEDDASEPEDEGLQDGDFVRIAYTARTVEEGQLVDTTDEAVAEEEGVAEQGEFEPRTIVLGEGHLFPAVEDDIRGNEIGDEGSVVVTAEEAFGAYDEEQVRTVSADKIDEDDRYPGARVQIDGEGGVLETIIGGRARVDFNHPLAGEDIEYEYELLDTVEGDLEQARGLLGMMLDLDLEMWVETDEVEETRVVEPDEADEDDEDDAPEEPETVTETVEKRTLYVESTPQLAMNQQWMMQKQQIAQQLVELTDIDRILIQEILDGGGMGMGMGGMMGGMGGGAGDVDIEEALEEADIDADEIADEL, from the coding sequence ATGAGCGACGAATCCGACGAGGTCGAGGAGACAGAGACGGTCGAGGACGACGCGTCCGAACCCGAAGACGAGGGGCTTCAGGACGGCGATTTCGTCCGGATCGCTTACACCGCCCGAACCGTCGAGGAGGGGCAGTTGGTCGATACGACAGACGAGGCGGTCGCCGAGGAGGAGGGCGTCGCCGAGCAAGGCGAGTTCGAGCCCCGGACGATCGTGCTCGGGGAGGGGCACCTCTTCCCCGCAGTCGAGGACGATATCCGCGGCAACGAGATCGGCGACGAGGGCAGCGTCGTCGTCACCGCCGAGGAGGCCTTCGGCGCGTACGACGAAGAGCAGGTACGGACCGTCTCGGCCGACAAGATCGACGAGGACGACCGCTACCCCGGCGCGCGCGTCCAGATCGACGGCGAGGGGGGCGTCCTCGAGACGATCATCGGTGGCCGCGCCCGCGTCGATTTCAACCACCCGTTGGCCGGCGAGGACATCGAGTACGAGTACGAACTCCTCGACACTGTCGAGGGCGACCTCGAGCAGGCCCGGGGCCTCCTGGGCATGATGCTCGATCTCGACCTCGAGATGTGGGTCGAGACCGACGAAGTCGAGGAGACCCGCGTCGTCGAGCCTGACGAGGCCGACGAAGACGACGAGGACGACGCGCCCGAGGAACCGGAGACCGTCACCGAGACCGTCGAGAAGCGCACCCTCTACGTCGAGTCGACCCCACAGCTCGCGATGAACCAGCAGTGGATGATGCAGAAACAACAGATCGCACAGCAGCTCGTCGAACTCACCGACATCGACCGCATTCTGATCCAGGAGATCCTCGACGGCGGCGGCATGGGAATGGGCATGGGCGGCATGATGGGCGGCATGGGCGGCGGCGCGGGCGACGTCGATATCGAGGAGGCCCTCGAAGAGGCCGACATCGACGCCGACGAGATCGCCGACGAGCTGTAG
- the cyaB gene encoding class IV adenylate cyclase, whose translation MYEVELKVRAEHDRLRPRLESMDAAPDGTVSQVDTYYDHPVREFAETDEALRIRRETDDSGERAKVTYKGPLVDAASKTREELETGVDDGDTMAGVLESVGFEPAATVEKRRERFRCGEYTVALDTVDGLGEFVEVETEAEAVESAREGAVELLERLGLDPADGIRTSYLGLLLDAA comes from the coding sequence ATGTACGAGGTCGAACTGAAGGTCCGTGCCGAGCACGATCGGCTCCGTCCGCGGCTCGAATCGATGGACGCGGCCCCCGACGGGACGGTGTCGCAGGTCGATACGTACTACGACCACCCGGTTCGGGAGTTCGCCGAGACGGACGAGGCGCTCCGCATCCGCCGGGAGACGGACGACTCGGGCGAGCGGGCGAAGGTGACGTACAAGGGCCCGCTGGTCGACGCCGCCTCGAAGACCCGCGAGGAACTGGAGACGGGCGTCGACGACGGGGACACGATGGCGGGTGTCCTCGAATCGGTCGGCTTCGAGCCCGCGGCGACTGTCGAAAAGCGCCGCGAACGGTTCCGCTGTGGGGAATACACCGTCGCGCTCGACACCGTCGACGGGCTCGGCGAGTTCGTCGAGGTCGAAACCGAAGCCGAGGCAGTCGAATCCGCACGCGAGGGCGCGGTCGAGTTGCTCGAACGACTGGGGCTCGATCCCGCCGACGGAATCCGGACCTCGTACCTCGGCCTCCTGCTCGACGCGGCGTGA